The proteins below come from a single Asanoa ferruginea genomic window:
- a CDS encoding FMN-binding negative transcriptional regulator codes for MFIHPWDAALDPAEWQAWLAGTDRFGLLVVNNLDPAEAPLALPLHFTVAGDELLIHLARPNPVWPHLAAAERVRLAVVGDYAFVPGYWRAKAGVPAEEGVPTSYYSSVQFVCRPTVIDDPAGKAEILAAQLADLQPEGGHAPATPEAAPYGPMLPGIRGVRLAVLEAQAKFKYDDQKPVEHRERVIANLEQRGAGLDHGAAQQQRRRLDTLGEWRSGT; via the coding sequence ATGTTCATCCACCCGTGGGACGCCGCCCTCGACCCGGCCGAATGGCAAGCCTGGCTGGCCGGCACCGACCGCTTCGGGCTGCTCGTGGTCAACAACCTCGACCCGGCCGAGGCGCCGCTGGCGCTGCCGCTCCACTTCACCGTCGCGGGCGACGAGTTGCTGATCCACCTGGCCCGCCCCAACCCGGTGTGGCCCCACCTGGCGGCGGCGGAGCGGGTGCGCCTGGCTGTCGTGGGCGACTACGCCTTCGTGCCCGGCTACTGGCGGGCCAAGGCGGGCGTACCCGCGGAGGAGGGCGTGCCGACGAGCTACTACAGCTCGGTGCAGTTCGTCTGCCGGCCGACGGTGATCGACGACCCGGCGGGCAAGGCCGAGATCCTCGCCGCCCAGTTGGCCGATCTCCAACCGGAGGGCGGCCACGCGCCGGCGACGCCTGAGGCCGCGCCCTACGGTCCGATGCTGCCGGGCATCCGCGGGGTGCGACTCGCGGTGCTGGAGGCGCAGGCGAAGTTCAAATACGACGACCAGAAGCCGGTCGAACACCGGGAACGCGTGATCGCCAACCTCGAGCAGCGCGGCGCCGGCCTCGACCACGGCGCCGCCCAGCAACAGCGCCGCCGCCTGGACACCCTCGGCGAGTGGCGGTCCGGGACCTAG
- a CDS encoding ROK family transcriptional regulator has protein sequence MSSPVPSAQRSANRGRVVRALRERGALSRRALAEIGLSRSTVKSVIEELLDDGTIMEVSDADRRAGTGRPPTLVGLKGDLGVAVGIEIANGAIRAAVCDTAQQLLLHDAVPMDDHTPPEATLKTAGTLVGHMLDRLGLGKDRVLGVGVAMPGPIQRNTGVNGRATTLKPWVNVNPYATASHALRLPLVVGNDANFAALAETTWGVARGMRDIAYVYTASGIGVGFILGGSLYVGANGTAGELGHTTIDENGEVCQCGGRGCLNTLANADSITQKLWRSHHDRLSIADVIKMAQMGDVGCRRVIADAGRHIGLAAANMYNLLDPELIILGGNLAPAGEILLAPLRESMARRAIHAGEVLPPVVVGALDEHTVVVLGAAAAVLRDAERFPLPNHHR, from the coding sequence ATGTCGTCTCCCGTTCCGTCCGCGCAGCGCTCGGCCAACCGTGGCCGGGTGGTCCGCGCGCTGCGGGAACGCGGGGCGCTGAGCCGGCGCGCGCTGGCCGAGATCGGCCTGTCGCGCTCCACCGTCAAGAGCGTCATCGAGGAGCTGCTCGACGACGGCACGATCATGGAGGTGTCCGACGCCGATCGGCGGGCGGGCACCGGGCGGCCACCCACGCTCGTCGGGCTCAAGGGCGATCTCGGCGTGGCGGTGGGCATCGAGATCGCCAACGGGGCCATCCGGGCGGCCGTCTGTGACACCGCCCAGCAACTGCTGCTGCACGACGCGGTGCCGATGGACGACCACACCCCTCCGGAGGCCACCCTCAAGACCGCGGGCACCCTGGTCGGGCACATGCTCGACCGGCTCGGGCTCGGCAAAGACCGGGTGCTCGGCGTCGGCGTCGCGATGCCGGGGCCGATCCAGCGCAACACCGGCGTCAACGGCCGGGCGACGACGCTCAAGCCGTGGGTCAACGTCAACCCCTACGCGACCGCCTCCCACGCCCTGCGACTGCCGCTCGTGGTCGGCAACGACGCCAACTTCGCGGCGCTCGCGGAGACCACCTGGGGTGTCGCGCGCGGCATGCGGGACATCGCCTACGTCTACACCGCGTCGGGCATCGGGGTCGGGTTCATCCTCGGCGGCTCCCTCTACGTGGGCGCCAACGGCACCGCGGGCGAGCTCGGCCACACCACGATCGACGAGAACGGTGAGGTCTGCCAGTGCGGCGGTCGCGGCTGCCTCAACACCCTCGCCAACGCCGACTCGATCACCCAGAAGCTGTGGCGCAGTCACCACGACCGGCTGTCCATCGCCGACGTGATCAAGATGGCTCAGATGGGCGACGTCGGCTGCCGGCGGGTGATCGCCGACGCCGGCCGGCACATCGGGCTGGCCGCCGCCAACATGTATAACCTGCTCGATCCGGAGCTGATCATTCTCGGCGGCAACCTCGCGCCGGCGGGCGAGATCCTCCTGGCCCCGTTGCGCGAATCGATGGCCCGGCGTGCGATCCACGCCGGGGAAGTGCTGCCTCCGGTCGTCGTCGGCGCGTTGGACGAACACACCGTGGTCGTCCTGGGCGCCGCGGCGGCGGTGCTGCGAGACGCCGAAAGGTTCCCGCTGCCCAACCACCACAGGTAA
- a CDS encoding sugar ABC transporter substrate-binding protein has translation MNLPRHPGRKAVALLAATLLLFAGACSDAGDTPAAGGQAGDKGKIKIALSNSFIGNQWRVEMENVYKAACAMPPYADQVECSVFNAGNDVSTQSRQISNLISQGVDAIVINAASTSGLNGVVQQACDRGIVIVSFDNTVDNKCGLTVNTDQVKFGQQLAQFIVDQLKGQGNVVMVTGVAGTGADNDRNKGAKEVFAANPGIKVVATYTGMWDSATAQRATSAQLPNLPKVDGVWVSGGTDGVIKAFAAAKRPMPVVGGEAENGFRKFMAGLLTPKVTGMSIGQPPFLSVISLELARAVVKGEHPKSSITIPFPVATSENMVPGETVFPDLPDSFFADFTDSGPNATVVLCQEAATDGTPCPGKTLDVNLGTP, from the coding sequence ATGAATTTACCTCGACACCCCGGGCGAAAAGCTGTCGCGCTCCTCGCGGCGACGTTGCTGCTCTTCGCCGGTGCGTGCAGCGACGCCGGCGACACGCCGGCGGCCGGCGGCCAAGCCGGCGACAAAGGCAAGATCAAGATCGCCCTCTCCAACTCCTTCATCGGCAACCAGTGGCGGGTGGAGATGGAGAACGTCTACAAAGCTGCCTGCGCCATGCCGCCCTACGCCGACCAGGTCGAGTGCAGCGTCTTCAACGCCGGCAACGACGTCTCGACGCAGTCGCGGCAGATCTCCAACCTCATCTCGCAGGGCGTCGACGCGATCGTCATCAACGCCGCCTCGACCAGCGGCCTCAACGGCGTCGTGCAGCAGGCCTGCGACCGCGGCATCGTGATCGTCTCGTTCGACAACACCGTCGACAACAAATGCGGTCTGACCGTCAACACCGACCAGGTCAAGTTCGGCCAGCAACTCGCGCAGTTCATCGTCGACCAGCTCAAGGGTCAGGGCAACGTGGTGATGGTGACCGGTGTCGCCGGCACCGGCGCCGACAACGACCGCAACAAGGGCGCCAAGGAGGTCTTCGCGGCCAACCCGGGCATCAAGGTCGTCGCCACCTACACCGGCATGTGGGACTCGGCCACCGCACAGCGCGCGACCTCGGCGCAGCTACCCAACCTGCCGAAGGTCGACGGCGTCTGGGTGTCCGGCGGCACCGACGGCGTGATCAAGGCGTTCGCCGCGGCCAAGCGGCCCATGCCGGTCGTCGGTGGCGAGGCCGAGAACGGGTTCCGCAAGTTCATGGCGGGCCTGCTCACCCCGAAGGTGACCGGCATGTCGATCGGGCAACCCCCGTTCCTGTCGGTCATCTCGCTCGAACTCGCGCGTGCCGTGGTGAAGGGCGAGCACCCCAAGTCGAGCATCACCATCCCGTTCCCGGTCGCGACGTCGGAGAACATGGTGCCCGGCGAGACGGTCTTCCCCGACCTGCCGGACAGCTTCTTCGCCGACTTCACCGACTCGGGGCCCAACGCCACGGTCGTGCTCTGCCAGGAGGCGGCGACCGACGGCACCCCGTGCCCGGGCAAGACCCTCGACGTCAACCTCGGCACGCCATGA
- a CDS encoding sugar ABC transporter ATP-binding protein, which translates to MTQTSSMARSDTRALAVRATGVDRAFGGVQALRDASFAARPGEIHALAGENGAGKSTLIKVLCGLISADKGTVEILGTEVSKVQPAARRKLGVATAFQELSLLPDLTVAENLLLQDPPRGRLGLVRRSRLVPAALAVLRHYGVDDIDPRATAEDLSVGQRQVVELVRVLAGEPRVVILDEPTAALPDRQVEWLAGHMRRLRDEGCCVIFTSHRWREIESLADRVTVFRNGTQVATRERLSEAEAVTLMSGRSFAGAYPTITAQPTDESALRVDGLKSGRLDGISFDLRRGEILGVGGLAGQGQRDLFLTLFGARRAKEGTIAVDGKTVTVRSPKDAIRAGVGIAYVPEDRKAEGLFLPLSIRDNIASATLSRRATGGFVNRGAEQAAIKSIVDQLRIGAGRSTNRAVDTLSGGNQQKVVMARWLLTDARILLLFDVTRGVDAATKHDIYELVGTLAAQGRAILYYSSETEEIAHLCHRVLVLREGKVAAELAGPVGDAERIVAASIKESQDA; encoded by the coding sequence ATGACCCAGACCTCGTCGATGGCGCGGTCCGACACCAGAGCATTGGCGGTACGGGCAACCGGCGTCGACCGCGCCTTCGGCGGGGTCCAGGCGCTCCGGGACGCGTCGTTCGCGGCGCGTCCCGGCGAGATCCACGCCCTGGCCGGCGAGAACGGCGCCGGCAAGAGCACCCTCATCAAGGTCCTGTGTGGACTCATCAGCGCCGACAAGGGCACCGTGGAGATCCTCGGCACCGAGGTCAGCAAGGTGCAGCCCGCCGCACGGCGCAAGCTGGGCGTGGCGACCGCGTTCCAGGAACTGTCGCTGCTGCCCGACCTGACCGTGGCGGAGAACCTGCTGCTCCAGGACCCACCGCGGGGCCGCCTCGGGCTGGTCCGCCGCAGCCGCCTGGTGCCGGCGGCGCTCGCGGTGCTGCGGCACTACGGCGTCGACGACATCGACCCCCGGGCCACGGCCGAAGACCTGTCGGTCGGCCAGCGGCAGGTCGTCGAGCTCGTGCGGGTGCTGGCCGGCGAGCCACGGGTGGTCATCCTCGACGAGCCGACCGCCGCGCTGCCCGACCGGCAGGTCGAATGGCTCGCCGGACACATGCGGCGGCTGCGCGACGAGGGGTGCTGCGTCATCTTCACCTCCCACCGCTGGCGCGAGATCGAGTCGCTCGCCGACCGGGTCACCGTGTTCCGCAACGGCACCCAGGTCGCCACCCGCGAGCGGCTGTCCGAGGCGGAGGCCGTCACGCTGATGAGCGGGCGGAGCTTCGCCGGGGCGTACCCGACAATCACCGCCCAACCCACCGACGAGAGCGCCCTTCGCGTCGACGGGCTCAAGAGTGGACGCCTCGACGGGATCTCCTTCGACCTGCGCCGCGGCGAGATCCTCGGCGTCGGCGGCCTCGCGGGCCAGGGACAGCGGGACCTGTTCCTGACCCTGTTCGGCGCACGGCGGGCCAAGGAGGGCACGATCGCCGTCGACGGCAAGACAGTCACGGTCCGCTCACCGAAGGACGCGATCCGGGCCGGCGTCGGCATCGCCTACGTGCCCGAGGACCGCAAGGCCGAAGGCCTGTTCCTGCCCTTGTCGATCCGCGACAACATCGCCTCCGCCACCTTGTCCCGCCGGGCCACCGGCGGCTTCGTCAACCGGGGCGCCGAGCAGGCGGCCATCAAGTCCATCGTGGACCAGCTGCGAATCGGTGCCGGCCGGTCGACCAACCGCGCGGTCGACACACTGTCGGGCGGCAACCAGCAGAAGGTCGTGATGGCCCGGTGGCTGCTCACCGACGCCCGGATCCTGCTGCTGTTCGACGTCACCCGCGGCGTCGACGCCGCTACCAAGCACGACATCTACGAGCTGGTCGGCACGCTCGCCGCGCAGGGCCGGGCGATCCTCTACTACTCGAGCGAGACCGAGGAGATCGCCCACCTCTGTCACCGGGTTCTGGTGCTGCGGGAGGGCAAGGTGGCGGCCGAGCTGGCCGGGCCGGTCGGCGACGCGGAGCGGATCGTCGCGGCGTCCATCAAGGAGAGTCAGGATGCGTGA
- a CDS encoding ABC transporter permease: MREALRRASLGYLVLAATVVAYLVVYTSRLGRFPTSFDYLSILNTTLPLVFVAIGQSLVVLTGGIDLSVGGIVSVCVAVTASRVTGGVLSSYTWIVVIIAMGAACGAVNGLIVAYGRIAPILTTLATLSIFSGLALWVLPVPGGSIPPEVRLVLTNPGTPTGLIWLGLAVVGWLVLRRTRFGMRVYAVGSDESSARAVGVPAAAVKLKVYALSGLCSALAAVFYVSTTTAGDANAGNPFILTSIASVVVGGVAFSGGRGSALGAVAGAVALTLVIDILFFSGIDPLYQSLFQGLFLVVAVLLGTVAALVARRRRLA; this comes from the coding sequence ATGCGTGAAGCGTTGCGCCGGGCCAGCCTCGGCTATCTGGTGCTGGCGGCGACCGTCGTCGCCTACCTCGTCGTCTACACCTCGCGGCTGGGCCGGTTTCCCACCTCGTTCGATTATCTGTCGATCCTCAACACCACGCTGCCGCTGGTGTTCGTCGCGATCGGCCAGAGCCTGGTCGTGCTCACCGGCGGGATCGACCTGTCCGTCGGGGGCATCGTGAGCGTCTGCGTCGCCGTGACCGCCAGCAGGGTGACCGGTGGCGTGCTCTCGTCGTACACGTGGATCGTGGTGATTATCGCGATGGGCGCCGCGTGCGGTGCGGTCAACGGGCTGATCGTCGCCTATGGACGGATCGCGCCGATCCTCACCACCCTGGCGACCCTGTCCATCTTCAGCGGCCTCGCGCTGTGGGTGCTGCCGGTGCCCGGCGGCTCGATCCCGCCCGAGGTGCGGCTGGTGCTGACCAACCCCGGCACGCCGACCGGGCTGATCTGGCTCGGGCTCGCGGTCGTCGGCTGGCTCGTGCTGCGCCGGACCAGGTTCGGCATGCGGGTGTACGCCGTCGGCAGCGACGAGAGCAGCGCCCGGGCGGTCGGGGTGCCGGCGGCCGCGGTCAAGCTCAAGGTCTACGCGCTCTCGGGCCTGTGCAGCGCGCTCGCCGCCGTGTTCTACGTGTCGACCACGACCGCCGGCGACGCCAACGCCGGCAACCCGTTCATCCTCACCTCGATCGCGTCGGTGGTGGTCGGCGGCGTCGCGTTCAGCGGCGGGCGGGGCAGCGCGCTCGGTGCCGTCGCCGGTGCGGTCGCCCTGACGCTGGTCATCGACATCCTGTTCTTCTCCGGCATCGACCCGCTCTACCAGTCGCTGTTCCAGGGCCTGTTCCTGGTCGTGGCGGTGCTGCTCGGCACGGTCGCCGCCCTGGTCGCCCGCCGCAGGAGGCTGGCATGA
- a CDS encoding ABC transporter permease translates to MSTRRVLYALAGTVAVLLIGAILHPGFASWSSLRVMLVVASFTGFVAAGQMLVVLVGGIDLSIPWVLNGAAIVLTTSSLGQTSRAPLAIVLALGVGALVGLGNGMGVAWLGVPAVVMTLGMNGVMQGLTLGLSKGLTCASCGSYAPAPLRGLFDGALPAQLFLWAGVGLFMTVLLTLTTFGRRVYAVGVNPRAAFLSGVGVRGVTVALYTLSGVFAALAGIALVAYGGQPSLGLGDPYLFESIAAVVVGGVSILGGRGHYLGVIAGSLTLVAVTTFLQAQRVPEYGRLMIYGLVILTILFAYGREKAHD, encoded by the coding sequence ATGAGCACCCGGCGGGTCCTTTACGCGCTTGCCGGCACCGTCGCCGTGCTGCTGATCGGTGCGATTCTGCACCCCGGTTTCGCGTCCTGGTCGAGCCTGCGGGTGATGCTCGTCGTCGCCAGCTTCACCGGCTTCGTCGCGGCCGGGCAGATGCTCGTCGTGCTCGTCGGCGGCATCGACCTGTCGATACCCTGGGTGCTCAACGGCGCCGCGATCGTGCTCACCACATCGAGCCTCGGCCAGACCTCGCGGGCGCCGCTGGCGATCGTGCTCGCGCTCGGCGTCGGTGCGCTGGTCGGGCTCGGCAATGGCATGGGTGTCGCCTGGCTCGGCGTTCCCGCGGTCGTCATGACGTTGGGCATGAACGGCGTCATGCAGGGCCTGACGCTCGGCCTCTCCAAGGGACTGACCTGTGCGTCCTGCGGCTCCTACGCACCCGCTCCCCTGCGCGGCCTGTTCGACGGCGCGCTGCCGGCCCAGCTTTTCCTCTGGGCGGGCGTGGGCCTGTTCATGACCGTGCTGCTCACCCTCACCACCTTCGGGCGCCGGGTGTACGCCGTCGGCGTCAACCCCCGCGCGGCGTTCCTGTCCGGCGTGGGCGTGCGCGGGGTGACCGTGGCGCTCTACACGCTCAGCGGGGTCTTCGCCGCGCTGGCCGGGATCGCGCTCGTCGCCTACGGCGGTCAGCCGTCGCTTGGCCTCGGCGACCCCTACCTCTTCGAGTCGATCGCCGCCGTCGTGGTCGGCGGCGTCTCCATCCTCGGCGGCCGCGGCCACTATCTGGGCGTCATCGCCGGCTCGCTGACCCTGGTGGCGGTGACGACGTTCCTCCAGGCTCAGCGCGTCCCCGAGTACGGCCGCCTTATGATCTACGGCCTGGTCATCCTCACGATCCTGTTCGCCTACGGCCGGGAGAAGGCTCATGACTGA
- a CDS encoding SMP-30/gluconolactonase/LRE family protein has translation MTDVTVLSDIPCELGESALWDGSRFYWVDILSRRIYAKAWPAGPVLTLPVPDLVGSVALRAGGGLVAALRDAIAFCDVDAGTVEVVRAIDTPPGTRLNDGAVDPSGAFWFGSMDMEEKEPCGSFYRLDPALTVTRAFGGIICSNGPAWSPDGATIYHVDSTVRLIRSYPVSPSGTLGEGRVFVSDEEHEWFPDGVTVDAEGFVWNCKFGGGRIVRYAPDGTVDRVIPVPVAKPTRCAFLGPDLDVLAVTSARVGGDPSPLAGQVLLLDPGARGLPTPHFGG, from the coding sequence ATGACTGACGTGACCGTGCTCAGCGACATCCCCTGCGAGCTGGGCGAAAGCGCGCTGTGGGACGGGTCGCGGTTCTACTGGGTCGACATCCTCTCCCGGCGGATCTATGCGAAGGCGTGGCCGGCCGGCCCGGTGCTCACGTTGCCGGTCCCGGACCTGGTCGGCTCCGTCGCGCTGCGGGCGGGCGGCGGCCTGGTGGCGGCGTTGCGCGACGCGATCGCGTTCTGCGACGTCGACGCCGGCACGGTCGAAGTGGTCCGCGCCATCGACACCCCGCCCGGCACCCGCCTCAACGACGGCGCCGTCGACCCGTCCGGCGCGTTCTGGTTCGGGTCGATGGACATGGAGGAGAAGGAGCCGTGCGGTTCGTTCTACCGCCTCGACCCGGCGCTGACGGTCACCCGCGCGTTCGGCGGCATCATCTGCTCAAACGGCCCGGCGTGGAGCCCCGACGGGGCGACGATCTACCACGTCGACTCGACGGTGCGGCTGATCCGGTCCTATCCGGTGTCGCCGTCCGGCACGCTCGGCGAGGGCCGGGTGTTCGTCTCCGACGAGGAACACGAGTGGTTCCCCGACGGCGTGACGGTCGACGCCGAGGGCTTCGTCTGGAACTGCAAATTCGGCGGCGGCCGCATCGTCCGCTACGCGCCGGACGGCACGGTCGACCGGGTGATCCCGGTGCCGGTGGCCAAACCGACCCGGTGCGCCTTCCTCGGCCCGGACCTCGACGTGCTGGCGGTAACCTCGGCCCGGGTCGGCGGGGACCCGTCCCCGCTTGCGGGCCAGGTCCTGCTGCTCGACCCCGGCGCCCGCGGCCTACCCACTCCCCACTTCGGCGGGTGA
- a CDS encoding restriction endonuclease gives MATADHRKLYVGNLPYSYTEADLAELFSRYSPRILSVVQDRETGRSKGFGFVEVPQHAAAEAIADLNGRDWAGRDLVVNEVRPRSERPLGSFRTRSWGNLDDFLDEVPQRLAAPSLSTEELRDLLHSKLRGADTAGLLRPESAPGDPAGRRLADVIMAKPRIDDEAVRLLAHHPELLYTLSPRQFEEIVADILVRSGFNHVHLTPPSRDGGVDIYAKKDDLVGTSLYLVECKLWRPENPVGRPVLQKLYGVLADKRANKAVVVATTRFTKDAREWAADKPYQMALRDYDAVTTWLGQCLDEG, from the coding sequence ATGGCAACTGCGGACCACCGCAAGCTCTATGTGGGGAACCTTCCGTACTCGTACACGGAAGCTGATCTCGCTGAGCTGTTCTCACGCTATAGCCCGAGAATCCTGTCCGTGGTGCAGGATAGGGAAACGGGTCGGTCAAAGGGCTTCGGCTTCGTCGAAGTTCCGCAACACGCCGCGGCCGAGGCCATTGCCGATCTAAACGGGAGAGATTGGGCCGGACGAGACCTCGTCGTCAATGAGGTACGTCCCAGGTCCGAACGTCCCCTGGGGTCATTCAGGACGCGGTCCTGGGGGAATCTGGACGACTTTCTGGACGAGGTTCCTCAGCGTCTTGCCGCCCCGTCGCTGAGCACAGAGGAACTGCGCGACCTCTTGCACTCGAAGCTCCGCGGCGCGGACACCGCCGGACTGCTCCGCCCGGAGAGTGCGCCTGGTGACCCTGCAGGTCGCAGACTTGCCGACGTCATCATGGCCAAGCCGCGGATCGACGACGAGGCTGTTCGGCTGCTCGCACATCACCCCGAGCTGCTCTACACGTTGAGCCCGCGCCAATTCGAAGAGATCGTCGCTGACATTCTCGTCCGTTCCGGCTTCAACCATGTCCATCTCACGCCACCGAGCCGGGATGGCGGAGTCGATATCTACGCCAAGAAGGATGATCTGGTCGGCACGTCTCTCTATCTGGTCGAGTGCAAGCTTTGGCGGCCGGAAAATCCGGTCGGCCGTCCGGTCCTCCAAAAGCTCTATGGAGTGCTAGCAGACAAGCGCGCCAACAAGGCAGTTGTCGTCGCCACGACGAGGTTTACCAAAGACGCGCGGGAATGGGCGGCCGACAAGCCGTATCAGATGGCGCTTCGCGACTATGACGCCGTCACCACCTGGCTCGGTCAATGCTTGGACGAAGGCTGA
- a CDS encoding nuclear transport factor 2 family protein codes for MEAKQVVLTSAAQLFGEKDPLAVDRWVSPGYVQHSSMAADGPDGLRDLIQGLPDGFRYDMHRIIADGDLVALHGTYYGWGPDPLVAFDVFRVADGKRVEHWDALTPVVPKTASGRSQTDGPTEVTDLASTEANRDLVVGFIETVFKDGRAGAIGNFISTDEYLQHSPGIADGIGELSATLEKLGSGLAYDKVHLVVAEGNFVLTAGEGTFGGKPTAFYDLYRVENGKIVEHWDSTPEIRNDLPHANGAF; via the coding sequence ATGGAAGCGAAGCAGGTCGTGCTGACCTCGGCCGCGCAGTTGTTCGGTGAGAAGGACCCTCTGGCGGTCGACCGCTGGGTCTCCCCCGGCTATGTCCAGCACAGCAGCATGGCTGCCGACGGGCCCGACGGGCTGCGCGACCTGATCCAGGGCCTGCCCGACGGGTTCCGTTACGACATGCACCGGATCATCGCCGACGGTGACCTGGTCGCGCTGCACGGCACCTACTACGGCTGGGGGCCCGATCCGCTGGTCGCCTTCGACGTGTTCCGCGTCGCCGACGGCAAGCGGGTCGAGCACTGGGACGCCCTGACCCCGGTGGTGCCGAAGACCGCCTCGGGGCGCTCGCAGACCGACGGGCCGACCGAGGTCACGGATCTGGCCTCCACCGAAGCCAACCGTGACCTGGTTGTCGGGTTCATCGAGACCGTCTTCAAGGACGGTCGGGCCGGCGCCATCGGCAATTTCATCAGCACCGACGAGTATCTCCAGCACAGCCCCGGGATCGCCGACGGCATCGGCGAGCTGTCGGCGACATTGGAGAAACTGGGCAGCGGCCTGGCCTATGACAAGGTGCACCTGGTGGTCGCCGAGGGCAACTTCGTGCTGACCGCGGGCGAGGGCACCTTCGGCGGCAAGCCGACCGCGTTCTACGACCTCTACCGGGTGGAGAACGGCAAGATCGTGGAGCACTGGGACTCGACGCCGGAGATCAGGAATGACCTGCCGCACGCCAACGGCGCCTTCTGA
- a CDS encoding SAM-dependent methyltransferase, which produces MTQDQVPSLDTSVPHSARVWNYWLGGKDNFAVDREAGDRVRAVFPAIVDNARAQRAFLGRAVRHLAADRGVRQFLDLGTGLPTADNTHEIAQAVAPESRVVYVDNDPLVLVHARALLASSPEGVTDYVDADVRDTDRILGEARRVLDFEQPVAVIMLGILGNIPDYDDACSVVARFVDAVPAGSFVVINDGTDSSDEITKGASAGAQNYALRRPEQIALYFKGLELEEPGVVPTTRWRHEPDGDELDGWCGVARKP; this is translated from the coding sequence ATGACGCAGGACCAGGTGCCCAGTCTCGACACCAGCGTGCCGCACAGCGCGCGGGTCTGGAACTACTGGTTGGGCGGCAAGGACAACTTCGCCGTCGACCGGGAGGCCGGCGACCGGGTCCGGGCGGTCTTCCCGGCGATCGTCGACAACGCCCGGGCGCAGCGGGCGTTCCTGGGTCGCGCGGTGCGCCACCTCGCCGCCGACCGGGGCGTCCGGCAGTTCCTCGACCTCGGCACCGGGCTGCCCACGGCCGACAACACCCACGAGATCGCGCAGGCCGTGGCGCCGGAGTCGCGGGTGGTCTATGTCGACAACGACCCGCTCGTGCTGGTGCACGCCCGCGCGCTGCTCGCCAGCAGCCCGGAAGGCGTGACCGACTACGTCGACGCCGACGTGCGCGACACCGACCGGATCCTGGGCGAGGCCCGCCGGGTGCTCGACTTCGAGCAGCCCGTGGCGGTCATCATGCTGGGCATCCTGGGCAATATCCCCGACTACGACGACGCCTGCTCGGTCGTGGCCCGGTTCGTCGACGCGGTCCCGGCCGGCAGCTTCGTGGTGATCAACGACGGCACCGACTCCAGCGACGAGATCACCAAGGGCGCCAGCGCCGGCGCGCAGAACTACGCGCTGCGCCGCCCCGAGCAGATCGCACTCTATTTCAAGGGGCTCGAGCTCGAAGAGCCCGGCGTGGTGCCGACGACCCGGTGGCGGCACGAGCCCGACGGCGACGAGCTCGACGGCTGGTGCGGCGTGGCCCGCAAGCCCTGA